One Streptomyces sp. R28 DNA window includes the following coding sequences:
- a CDS encoding SGNH/GDSL hydrolase family protein, giving the protein MKAKLPLAAVLLTIAACQSPPAGATGDLSGVVTWAASADRMGDGVAGRGYRLVVHTSTGGTGLRIRLSNAFGDRPLTFDSVYAGIQKQGAELRPGSNRRLAFGGAHTVTVPAGSTVWSDPLPGRLPAATDLVVSLHSPDAGGPASGHWMALQSSYATQGDHTAEESGSAWTIPTGSWFYLDAVSVRAPAGTGAVAALGDSITDGWESTADLNRRWPDYLARRLQRADTAVKGVANEGMSGNKVLADNPGQSALNRLERDALAKPGVRTVFLLQGVNDIKAHTGVTAEDLIDGYREIVDRAHAAGKCVVGATVGPFKGWHEWDPAAEAVRQEVNAFIRTSGEFDAVTDFDRILRSPYDPARMLPALDGGDHIHPNDKGMQARADAVALTALDCDTSGWTTG; this is encoded by the coding sequence TCGTCACCTGGGCGGCGAGCGCCGACCGGATGGGCGACGGTGTGGCCGGCCGCGGCTACCGGCTCGTCGTGCACACCAGCACGGGCGGGACCGGCCTGCGGATCCGGCTCTCCAACGCCTTCGGGGACCGGCCGCTGACCTTCGACAGCGTCTACGCGGGCATCCAGAAGCAGGGCGCCGAACTGCGGCCGGGCAGCAACCGGCGCCTGGCCTTCGGCGGGGCGCACACGGTCACCGTGCCGGCGGGCAGCACCGTGTGGAGCGACCCGCTGCCCGGCAGGCTGCCCGCCGCGACCGACCTCGTCGTCAGCCTGCACAGCCCGGACGCGGGCGGCCCCGCCAGCGGCCACTGGATGGCCCTGCAGTCGTCGTACGCCACCCAGGGCGACCACACCGCCGAGGAGAGCGGCTCCGCCTGGACCATCCCGACCGGCTCCTGGTTCTACCTCGACGCCGTCTCCGTGCGCGCCCCCGCGGGCACCGGAGCGGTGGCCGCCCTCGGCGACTCCATCACCGACGGCTGGGAGTCGACCGCCGACCTCAACCGCCGCTGGCCCGACTACCTGGCCCGCCGCCTGCAACGGGCGGACACGGCGGTGAAGGGCGTGGCCAACGAAGGAATGTCCGGGAACAAGGTCCTCGCCGACAACCCCGGCCAGAGCGCGCTGAACCGGCTGGAGCGGGATGCCCTGGCCAAGCCGGGGGTGCGGACCGTGTTCCTGCTCCAGGGCGTGAACGACATCAAGGCCCATACGGGCGTCACCGCCGAGGACCTGATCGACGGCTACCGCGAGATCGTCGACCGGGCGCACGCGGCCGGCAAGTGCGTCGTCGGCGCGACCGTCGGCCCCTTCAAGGGCTGGCACGAATGGGACCCGGCCGCCGAGGCCGTGCGCCAGGAGGTCAACGCGTTCATCCGCACCAGCGGCGAGTTCGACGCCGTCACCGACTTCGACCGCATCCTGCGCAGCCCCTACGACCCGGCACGGATGCTTCCGGCCCTCGACGGCGGCGACCACATCCACCCCAACGACAAGGGGATGCAGGCGAGGGCCGACGCCGTCGCCCTGACCGCCCTCGACTGCGACACCAGCGGATGGACCACCGGCTGA